In the genome of Lacerta agilis isolate rLacAgi1 chromosome 2, rLacAgi1.pri, whole genome shotgun sequence, one region contains:
- the LOC117042139 gene encoding TNF receptor-associated factor 1-like has translation MSCEMSSPECLKEKGIELLTHFDKVSLRYQQAPDEQVGGSVASQHSHLLGALHQLSGLDKLWERLKSDLPCKQKLGKLETRQKTLENIVSVLSRELGRREEAPANALGEAMARILYLEEKVQQQDSLLTLKDVMISNLASRLQVLEQTTYDGCFFWKVPKMGLRLQEVQTGNRPALYSPVFYTSRYGYKLCLKLFLNGDGAGAGTHLSLFLVLMRGEYDFHLKWPFRHKVTFTLLDQVDKRHISTSFRPLETSSSFQRPTTEANVASGLPEFCPLNVLHAPGTTYIHNDTLAIQAVVDTKA, from the exons ATGAG CTGTGAAATGTCCTCACCTGAATGCCTGAAGGAGAAAGGAATTGAGCTCCTCACCCATTTTGACAAG GTTAGCCTTCGATATCAGCAGGCTCCCGACGAACAAGTAGGTGGGAGCGTGGCGTCCCAGCACTCGCACCTGCTCGGGGCTTTGCACCAGTTATCGGGTCTGGACAAGCTGTGGGAGAGGCTAAAGTCCGACCTTCCGTGTAAGCAGAAGCTGGGCAAGCTGGAAACACGGCAGAAGACCTTGGAGAACATTGTCTCGGTTCTGAGTCGGGAGctgggcaggagagaggaggCCCCTGCAAATGCCCTCGGAGAAGCCATGGCCAGGATCCTTTACCTGGAGGAGAAG GTCCAACAACAAGACTCCCTCTTGACCCTGAAGGATGTGATGATCAGCAACTTAGCATCCCGCCTCCAGGTCTTGGAGCAAACCACATACGACGGGTGTTTCTTCTGGAAAGTCCCCAAGATGGGACTCAGACTGCAGGAGGTGCAAACAGGAAACAGGCCTGCCCTGTATTCCCCTG TGTTTTACACCAGCCGCTACGGTTACAAGCTCTGCCTCAAGCTGTTCCTGAACGGAGAcggggcaggagcaggtacccACCTTTCGCTTTTCCTCGTTCTGATGAGAGGAGAATATGACTTCCATCTCAAGTGGCCTTTCCGGCACAAG gtcACCTTCACTCTCCTAGATCAAGTCGACAAGCGCCACATCTCCACCTCGTTCCGCCCCTTGGAGACCTCGTCCTCCTTCCAGCGCCCCACGACCGAAGCCAACGTGGCGAGCGGCCTGCCGGAGTTCTGCCCCTTGAACGTGCTCCATGCCCCGGGGACTACCTATATCCATAACGACACATTAGCCATTCAAGCTGTGGTGGACACAAAGGCTTAG
- the LOC117042394 gene encoding uncharacterized protein LOC117042394 — protein MEIFSTSSVGEDQLLLERFQRRAEKQGEKGKRKLSLVLKSLHMNDSGTFYCSDGNRNSPNISVSVELDKENGIDVRPSTTPPQRHGSVTLSCNSCKDQREDKSDGDTKITWTQNGMPVSDNTADIRKIRNGITIKRFSSYHYGLWNCTHPACQNGYCLEGNLENPRMKDDTLSEPNPHLEGNTADPRIIGGCVAGLLALILVGVVVFLICRNRRSHSISETTKVKERQGSKDPDGPEGSSKRREEAEPGTEAEPGTEDHIYTEGANQIEYSALEFREAGGCQTKMDNGTLAVVYAEMPKSDLTKRVG, from the exons ATGGAAATATTTTCTACAAGTTCTGTTGGAGAGGACCAGCTGCTGCTGGAGCGGTTTCAACGGCGAGCAGAAAAgcagggagaaaagggaaagaggaagTTAAGTCTCGTCCTCAAAAGCCTCCACATGAACGACTCGGGCACTTTCTACTGTTCCGACGGCAACAGAAATTCGCCAAACATCTCCGTCTCCGTGGAGCTTG ATAAAGAAAATGGAATTGATGTCAGACCTTCTACCACACCCCCTCAACGCCATGGTTCAGTAACCCTCTCCTGTAATTCCTGTAAGGACCAGAGGGAGGATAAATCTGATGGCGACACGAAGATCACATGGACCCAAAATGGCATGCCGGTATCCGACAATACTGCAGATATCCGGAAAATAAGGAACGGGATAACAATAAAACGTTTTTCTAGCTATCATTATGGTCTCTGGAACTGTACTCATCCTGCCTGTCAGAATGGCTACTGTTTGGAAGGCAATTTAGAAAATCCAAGAATGAAGGATGACACACTGTCTGAGCCAAACCCTCATCTGGAAG GGAATACGGCTGACCCGCGTATAATTGGGGGCTGCGTTGCTGGACTCCTTGCTCTCATCTTGGTGGGAGTTGTCGTATTCCTCATATGCAGGAATCGTCGCTCGCACAGCATCAG TGAGACTACGAAGGTGAAGGAAAGGCAAGGGAGCAAGGACCCAGATG GACCAGAAGGATCTTCaaagagaagagaggaagcagaaCCTGGGACGGAAGCAGAACCTGGGACGGAAGACCACATCTACACGGAG GGAGCCAATCAAATCGAATACTCAGCTCTAGAGTTCAGAGAGGCTGGAGGTTGCCAGACTAAGATGGATAACGGGACGCTAGCCGTCGTATACGCCGAAATGCCCAAGAGCGACTTAACCAAGAGGGTTgggtag
- the LOC117042156 gene encoding uncharacterized protein LOC117042156, protein MEFCWLRILIGLFVLRKEHAFVPERIVRASGDQATLPCESVSPRTRWFWLPLSSRCAEVQKGYTEITWSLTGNEVTPIRFNERLANQTSGSLVLRNLVMSDSGTYVCRSPNSETRTMLEVTTGCHNNVFVSFWWHNASSVRLSCSHCHPPGNFKADSFRWMLNSKPLGNEQWFKKTNFGVIVQLLSTRRRAWGRWECHSLANHTWVSEICLESPVREKGPGSASAELPPYLAPFLSPSPATCKTSDAVPAEAGGVKGTEIWIWALLFLGLALVLAALGTAVWMWKRQPAARKQRGRKERAGCASVINPARVNDELYQRKSLDEGPASLHYAQLEYPRRKSTSACTQDSTTVYAVIV, encoded by the exons ATGGAGTTTTGTTGGCTGAGGATACTGATAGGATTATTCGTCCTGAGGAAAGAGCACG CTTTCGTCCCCGAGAGAATCGTCCGTGCTTCTGGGGACCAGGCCACGCTTCCCTGCGAGTCCGTGAGCCCCCGTACCCGTTGGTTTTGGCTCCCTCTCAGTTCCAGGTGTGCCGAGGTCCAAAAGGGTTACACAGAAATAACTTGGAGCCTTACTGGAAATGAGGTGACTCCTATTCGGTTCAACGAGCGGCTGGCAAACCAGACATCGGGATCGCTGGTCCTCCGGAATTTGGTCATGAGCGATTCAGGGACCTACGTCTGCCGTTCGCCCAACTCGGAGACTCGTACCATGCTGGAGGTGACCACAG gCTGCCACAACAACGTCTTTGTCTCCTTCTGGTGGCATAACGCCTCCTCTGTGCGGCTGAGCTGCAGTCACTGCCACCCGCCGGGCAACTTCAAGGCAGACTCTTTTCGCTGGATGCTGAACTCAAAACCGCTGGGCAACGAGCAGTGGTTCAAGAAGACCAATTTCGGGGTGATTGTCCAATTACTGTCCACCAGGCGGAGGGCTTGGGGGCGCTGGGAATGCCACTCTCTTGCCAATCACACTTGGGTCTCTGAAATTTGCTTGGAGTCACCCGTCCGAGAGAAGGGCCCAG GTTCTGCTTCTGCTGAGCTGCCTCCCTATTTGGCGCCATTTCTCTCGCCAAGTCCTGCCACTTGCAAGACTTCGGACGCTGTGCCTGCAGAAGCTGGTGGAGTGAAGGGCACCGAAATCTGGATTTGGGCCTTGCTGTTCCTTGGTCTGGCTCTGGTCCTGGCTGCTCTTGGAACAGCCGTGTGGATGTGGAAGAGGCAGCCGGCAGCCAG GaagcagagaggaagaaaggagagggcAG GCTGCGCTTCTGTGATAAACCCAGCCAGAGTAAACGATGAACTTTACCAGAGGAAGAGTCTGGATGAG GGACCTGCTTCCCTTCATTATGCACAGCTGGAATATCCCCGAAGGAAATCCACCTCTGCTTGCACTCAAGACAGCACCACGGTGTATGCGGTCATTGTCTGA